A genomic region of Arachis hypogaea cultivar Tifrunner chromosome 5, arahy.Tifrunner.gnm2.J5K5, whole genome shotgun sequence contains the following coding sequences:
- the LOC140173248 gene encoding uncharacterized protein has translation MVITARVGTGLVKRIIVDTGADSNIMFRNVFDALGLRDADLMTHQHGVIGLGDHFIKPDGIISLPTSVGQGQVRRSMMAEFVVLRDSTAYNIILERKTINDVEAVINTKLLVMKFVADDRSVGSIRGDLKTAVACDNASLSLRKKSKEASGVFLADLDARVDDKPRPKPEGDLEKFRVGDTEEKFTFVNKNLPHELIEPLVKIIRANGDLFAWTPADIPGIDPRFMSHHLVVKPDTRPVAQRRRKMSQERAEEVAKQTASLLEAGFIRELDYSTWLSNVVLVKKYNGKWRMGNIPKADEQNIRKPHRQDSGSLRGRYPCKDYAA, from the exons ATGGTCATTACGGCTAGGgtgggaaccggcctcgtcaaacGAATCATTGTGGACACGGGGGCAGATTCGAACATTATGTTCCGCAATGTGTTCGATGCGCTAGGTTTACGGGACGCTGACCTCATGACTCACCAACACGGTGTCATAGGGTTGGGTGACCACTTCATTAAGCCAGACGGGATAATATCCCTCCCGACCTCCGTGGGACAAGGACAAGTGCGGAGGTCAATGATGGCCGAGTTCGTGGTTCTACGGGACTCCACTgcctacaacatcatcttggAGAGGAAAACGATCAACGATGTTGAGGCGGTAATTAACACGAAACTGTTGGTTATGAAGTTCGTGGCTGATGACAGATCTGTAGGATCCATAAGAGGAGATCTAAAAACAgcagtcgcttgcgacaacgCCAGCCTCTCCTTGAGGAAGAAGTCTAAAGAAGCATCTGGAGTGTTCCTTGCAGACTTAGACGCCAGAGTCGACGACAAGCCAAGGCCAAAACCAGAGGGGGACTTGGAAAAGTTCAGGGTCGGTGACACGGAGGAAAAGTTCACATTCGTTAATAAAAACCTCCCACACGAGTTGATAGAACCCCTAGTAAAAATAATTAGGGCCAACGGAGATCTATTCGCTTGGACGCCAGCCGATATACCGGGCATAGACCCTAGATTCATGTCACACCACCTGGTCGTCAAGCCGGACACCCGTCCAGTGGCCCAAAGAAGGAGGAAGATGTCCCAGGAGagagcagaggaggtggccaaGCAGACAGCCAGCCTCCTAGAAGCGGGTTTCATACGAGAACTAGACTACTCGACCTGGCTGTCAAATGTAGTTCTGGTAAAGAAGTacaatggcaaatggagaat GGGcaacataccaaaggctgatgaacaaaataTTCGGAAGCCTCATAGGCAAGAcagtggaagtctacgtggacgatatCCTTGCAAAGACTACGCAGCCTGA